In the genome of Nitrospirae bacterium CG2_30_53_67, one region contains:
- a CDS encoding deoxyuridine 5'-triphosphate nucleotidohydrolase, with product MKIIQVQICKRENCRDLQMPAYMSEHASGMDLLAAIQEQEIIEPGECKRIPTGIFIALPEGVEAQIRPRSGLALKHGITLLNSPGTIDSDYRGEIGVLMINHGPEPFTVRRGDRIAQMVIVPVFRAEWVQVQVLPETGRASGGFGHTGIREGDFKGID from the coding sequence ATGAAGATCATTCAGGTCCAGATATGTAAGAGAGAAAACTGCCGCGACCTTCAGATGCCCGCGTATATGTCCGAACATGCCTCAGGAATGGATCTTCTCGCAGCCATACAGGAACAAGAGATCATAGAGCCCGGTGAGTGCAAGCGGATTCCTACAGGAATTTTTATTGCGCTGCCGGAAGGCGTTGAGGCTCAGATCAGGCCCAGGAGCGGTCTGGCCTTGAAGCATGGGATCACCCTCCTCAACTCACCAGGCACCATAGATTCGGATTACCGTGGAGAAATCGGGGTACTGATGATCAATCACGGCCCGGAACCATTCACCGTACGCAGGGGAGACCGGATCGCACAGATGGTGATCGTTCCGGTGTTCAGGGCCGAGTGGGTCCAGGTGCAGGTCCTTCCGGAGACCGGAAGGGCTTCAGGCGGATTCGGGCATACGGGAATTCGAGAGGGCGATTTCAAGGGGATCGATTGA
- a CDS encoding phenylphosphate carboxylase subunit delta — protein MREKALKIRWIILDVDGVMTDGGITYDAHGLETKTFHVRDGHGIKLAQRAGLRFAIITGRESPVVNLRARELGIEEVRQGAKRKIEAYDEIIGKWDLTDEEAAYIGDDLIDLPIFRRAGLSAAVADADLETRGQADLILSHPGGRGAVREFIEIILQAQNKWKEVTERYYS, from the coding sequence ATCCGGGAAAAAGCCTTGAAGATCCGTTGGATCATACTCGACGTGGACGGGGTCATGACCGACGGCGGCATCACCTATGACGCACATGGGCTGGAGACCAAAACTTTTCATGTCCGTGACGGCCATGGGATCAAGCTTGCCCAACGGGCAGGCCTCCGTTTTGCGATCATCACCGGAAGGGAGTCCCCGGTTGTGAATCTGAGGGCCAGGGAACTGGGGATCGAAGAGGTCCGCCAGGGGGCAAAGAGAAAAATCGAGGCCTATGACGAAATTATCGGAAAATGGGATCTGACAGATGAGGAGGCTGCCTATATCGGGGATGATCTCATCGATCTTCCGATTTTTCGGCGTGCCGGTCTTTCCGCCGCGGTGGCCGATGCCGACCTGGAGACCAGGGGACAGGCCGATCTTATTCTCTCGCATCCGGGCGGCCGCGGCGCCGTACGTGAATTCATCGAGATCATCCTCCAAGCCCAGAACAAATGGAAAGAGGTTACGGAGAGATACTATTCGTAA